Proteins encoded by one window of Cupriavidus sp. EM10:
- a CDS encoding lytic transglycosylase domain-containing protein: protein MSGWKTLHLPGIGRALQVRLRQPVPGVSRALQVRLAHPVAGRALLRGGRTTLKYTLNSLGVLSVAAAVTLTVSQQWRTSLAGALAGNEAPAVLVDAAVANAEAADTVHAVASTSVPALSADAAAARLLATASVKGKGLPTVSGVDEWSQTPAGKVPSVAHLAAQIPVQRVALEARNTSALGSAREQAAVAEYIARKYRVASQATAQLVKAAYMTGREVGIDPLLILGVIAIESSFNPYAESGVGAQGLMQVMTKVHQDKYEAVGGVTAALNPYANIKIGALVLKDCIARAGTIEGGLKYYVGATTNTDGGYGAKVLAERGRLRALLGLPAVEKAGDGKTQAEHHQNGEKLEASGNTAQAA from the coding sequence ATGAGCGGTTGGAAAACCCTTCATCTTCCCGGCATCGGGCGGGCATTGCAGGTCCGCCTCAGACAGCCGGTACCCGGTGTGAGCCGCGCACTGCAAGTGCGACTGGCCCATCCGGTGGCAGGTCGCGCGTTGCTGCGCGGCGGCCGCACAACCTTGAAGTACACCCTGAACAGTCTCGGGGTGCTGTCGGTGGCCGCAGCGGTCACCCTCACCGTCAGCCAGCAATGGCGGACGTCGCTTGCCGGGGCACTGGCAGGCAATGAAGCGCCCGCAGTGCTGGTGGACGCGGCCGTGGCCAACGCCGAGGCTGCGGACACGGTACACGCGGTTGCCAGCACCTCGGTGCCGGCGCTGTCGGCGGATGCGGCGGCCGCACGGCTGCTGGCCACTGCCTCGGTAAAGGGCAAGGGCCTGCCGACCGTGTCGGGTGTCGACGAATGGAGCCAGACCCCTGCGGGCAAGGTTCCGTCGGTGGCGCACCTGGCCGCACAGATCCCTGTGCAGCGCGTGGCGCTGGAAGCGCGTAACACGAGCGCACTGGGTTCGGCACGCGAGCAGGCGGCGGTGGCGGAGTACATCGCGCGCAAGTACCGCGTGGCCAGCCAGGCGACCGCCCAGCTGGTCAAGGCCGCCTACATGACGGGCCGCGAGGTCGGTATCGATCCGCTGCTGATTCTGGGCGTGATCGCCATCGAGTCGAGCTTCAATCCGTACGCCGAAAGCGGCGTCGGGGCGCAGGGCCTGATGCAGGTGATGACCAAGGTCCACCAGGACAAGTACGAGGCCGTGGGCGGCGTGACAGCCGCGCTGAACCCGTACGCCAACATCAAGATCGGTGCACTGGTGCTGAAGGACTGCATCGCCCGCGCCGGTACGATCGAAGGCGGCCTGAAGTACTACGTGGGCGCCACGACCAACACCGATGGCGGCTACGGCGCCAAGGTGCTGGCCGAACGCGGACGCCTGCGCGCCCTGCTGGGCCTGCCGGCGGTCGAGAAGGCCGGCGACGGCAAGACGCAGGCAGAGCACCACCAGAACGGCGAAAAGCTGGAAGCTTCCGGCAATACCGCGCAGGCTGCCTGA